The following are encoded in a window of Maylandia zebra isolate NMK-2024a linkage group LG5, Mzebra_GT3a, whole genome shotgun sequence genomic DNA:
- the LOC101476395 gene encoding interferon-induced GTP-binding protein Mx-like, translating to MNSLNQQYEEKVRPCIDLIDKLRSLGVEKDLALPAIAVIGDQSSGKSSVLEALSGVALPRGVGIVTRCPLELKMTRKKKGEAWYGKISYRDYNEELKKPSLVEKKIREAQDKLVGNGTGISNDLISLEIASPDVPDLTLIDLPGITRVAVSGQSEDIGEQIKRLIQNNIRKQETISLVVVPCNVDIATTEALRMAQQVDPEGERTLGVLTKPDLVDKGTEENVVKIVHNEVIPLKKGYMVVKCRGQKEITEKVSLSEALKNEEAFFEEHAHFQTLFDEGQATVPKLAEKLTLELVHHIQKSLPRLDEQIQKKLKQTRANLDKLSNGPPSDAIERLGFLIDRVSAFTQDAISLTKGEELKCGYKSSIFSLLRGQFAVWREAIETSGTNFNWNIQREVSQYERKYRGRELPGFINYKTFEAMIQEQIKQLEEPAVQKLKDVSELVKKELFELAQSSLVGFPNLIRTAMLKIEDIRTKREAEAEAILRMQFQMELIVYTQDTTYSQMLAKRKREDKEEAVNSLVNNNSSGATLKEMLKHLKSYYQIAGQRLADQIPLVIRYQMLQQFANQLQREMLQMLQDKERKESLLQEDIGTKIQREQLQNGLKRLSNGRLLLTEFSMNTFNFSSAQGQSLKPDF from the exons GTATTGTGACAAGATGTCCACTAGAACTGAAGATgacaagaaagaagaaaggagaGGCGTGGTATGGAAAGATAAGCTACCGTGACTATAATGAAGAGCTAAAAAAGCCTTCACTTGTGGAGAAAAAGATTCGGGAAG CACAAGATAAACTGGTGGGGAATGGGACTGGGATCAGCAATGACCTCATCAGTCTGGAGATTGCTTCCCCTGATGTCCCAGATCTGACACTCATCGACCTGCCTGGCATCACCAGAGTGGCTGTCAGTGGACAATCAGAGGACATTGGTGAACAG ATAAAACGACTGATCCAGAATAACAtcagaaaacaagaaaccatCAGCTTGGTGGTTGTTCCATGCAACGTGGATATTGCAACCACAGAGGCTTTGAGGATGGCACAGCAGGTGGATCCTGAAGGAGAGAGGACTTTGG GTGTCTTGACTAAACCTGACCTGGTGGACAAAGGCACAGAAGAGAACGTGGTTAAAATTGTCCATAATGAAGTCATCCCGCTGAAGAAGGGCTACATGGTGGTCAAATGCAGGGGTCAGAAGGAGATCACAGAGAAGGTTTCACTTTCTGAAGCACTAAAAAATGAGGAAGCCTTCTTCGAAGAGCATGCCCATTTCCA GACTCTCTTTGATGAGGGTCAGGCCACTGTTCCTAAACTGGCAGAAAAACTCACTCTTGAACTGGTGCATCATATTCAG AAATCTCTGCCACGGCTTGATGAGCAGATACAAAAGAAACTTAAACAAACTCGAGCAAACCTGGACAAATTAAGCAATGGACCCCCATCTGATGCAATTGAGAGACTTGGTTTCCTCATTGAT AGAGTGTCAGCATTCACACAGGATGCTATCAGTCTCACCAAAGGTGAAGAATTAAAATGTGGATACAAGTCCAGCATCTTTTCCTTACTGAGAGGTCAGTTTGCAGTATGGAGGGAAGCCATAGAGACCTCTGGAACAAATT TCAACTGGAATATTCAGAGAGAGGTTTCTCAATATGAACGAAAGTACCGTGGAAGAGAGCTCCCAGGGTTTATCAACTACAAGACGTTTGAGGCCATGATCCAGGAGCAGatcaaacagctggaggagcCTGCTGTCCAGAAACTCAAAGATGTGTCAG agCTTGTGAAGAAGGAGCTCTTTGAGTTGGCACAGAGCAGCCTGGTTGGCTTTCCTAACCTCATCAGAACAGCAATG CTGAAGATTGAAGACATCAGAACTAAACGGgaagctgaagcagaggccATACTGAGGat GCAGTTTCAGATGGAGCTGATCGTTTACACTCAGGACACAACATACAGCCAGATGTTAGCAAAGAGGAAGAGGGAAGACAAAGAGGAGGCTGTAAATTCCCTGGTGAACAATAATAGCAGTGGGGCCACCctgaaagagatgctgaaaCACCTTAAATCCTATTACCAA ATTGCTGGTCAGCGTCTTGCTGACCAGATCCCCCTGGTGATCCGCTATCAGATGCTGCAGCAGTTTGCCaaccagctgcagagggagatgCTGCAGATGCTTCAGGATAAGGAGAGAAAAGAGTCCCTGCTTCAAGAGGACATTGGCACAAAAATTCAAAGGGAACAACTTCAGAACGGCCTTAAACGCCTCTCAAACGGCCGCCTTTTGTTGACTGAGTTTAGTATGAACACATTCAACTTCAGCTCAGCACAAGGGCAAAGCTTAAAACCAGATTTCTAA
- the LOC101477155 gene encoding interferon-induced GTP-binding protein Mx has protein sequence MSTLNQQYEEKVRPCIDLIDSLRSLGVEKDLALPAIAVIGDQSSGKSSVLEALSGVALPRGSGIVTRCPLELKMKRKKEGEEWTGRISYQGHEEEIEDPTTVDKKIEEAQNEMAGVGVGISDELISLEIASPEVPDLTLIDLPGIARVAVKGQPENIGDQIKRLIQKFITKQETISLVVVPCNVDIATTEALKMAQQVDPEGERTLGILTKPDLVDKGTEENVLEIVHNEVIHLNKGYMIVRCRGQKEITEKVSLTEALEKEEMFFKDHPYFHTLYSEGHATVPKLAEKLTLELVNHIERSLPRLEEQIEDKLAQTQAELDRYGNGPPSDMAERLIFLIDKVTAFTHDAINLTSGEELNCGESLNVFSTLRREFGKWNAHLDRSGQNFNRKIEKEVEVYEDKYRGRELPGFINYKTFEVMVKEQIKQLEEPAVKKLKDIADAIKRVFLQLAQRSFTGFPNLIKTAKAKIEAIKQDKEATAESMLRTQFKMELLVYSQDRTYSNSLSESKQEDEEEEHNHRGKLRTPVYTKDNHATLQELMLHLKSYYKIAGQRLADQIPLVIRYHMLQEAAIQLQREMLQMLQDKEKLEFLLKEDSDIGTKRAALQNRFTRLMKARAYLVEF, from the exons ATGAGCACTCTGAACCAGCAGTATGAGGAGAAAGTCCGACCCTGCATCGACCTCATTGACTCTCTCCGCTCTCTCGGTGTAGAGAAGGACCTGGCGCTGCCTGCTATCGCCGTGATTGGAGACCAAAGCTCGGGGAAGAGCTCTGTGTTGGAGGCGCTGTCCGGGGTGGCACTGCCGAGAGGCAGCG GCATTGTAACAAGATGCCCTCTTGAACTCAAgatgaagagaaagaaagaaggagaagaatGGACTGGAAGGATAAGTTACCAGGGCCACGAGGAGGAAATAGAAGATCCTACAACTGTGGATAAAAAGATTGAAGAAG CTCAAAATGAAATGGCTGGGGTCGGAGTGGGGATCAGCGATGAGCTCATCAGTCTGGAGATCGCTTCCCCTGAGGTCCCGGACCTGACCCTCATCGACCTGCCCGGCATTGCCAGGGTGGCTGTAAAAGGACAGCCAGAGAACATCGGCGATCAG ATAAAAAGACTGATCCAGAAGTTTATCACAAAACAAGAAACCATCAGCTTGGTGGTTGTTCCGTGTAATGTGGACATTGCAACCACAGAGGCTTTGAAAATGGCGCAGCAGGTGGATCCTGAAGGAGAGAGGACTTTGG GTATCTTGACTAAGCCTGACCTGGTGGACAAAGGCACAGAAGAGAACGTGCTTGAAATTGTCCATAATGAAGTCATCCACCTGAATAAGGGCTACATGATTGTCAGGTGCAGGGGTCAGAAGGAGATCACAGAGAAAGTGTCTCTGACTGAAGCCCTAGAAAAAGAGGAGATGTTCTTCAAAGATCATCCCTATTTCCa CACTCTTTACAGTGAAGGCCACGCCACTGTTCCTAAACTAGCTGAAAAACTCACCCTTGAGCTGGTGAATCACATtgag AGATCTCTGCCAAGACTGGAAGAGCAGATAGAGGATAAACTTGCTCAGACTCAGGCAGAGCTGGACAGATATGGTAATGGACCTCCTTCTGATATGGCTGAGAGACTCATCTTCCTCATCGAT AAAGTGACCGCATTCACTCACGATGCCATCAACCTGACTTCAGGAGAGGAGCTCAACTGTGGAGAGAGCTTGAATGTTTTTTCTACTCTCAGGCGAGAGTTTGGGAAGTGGAATGCCCACCTGGACCGCTCTGGACAAAACT TTAACAGGAAAATTGaaaaagaggtggaggtatATGAAGACAAGTACCGTGGAAGAGAACTACCAGGCTTTATCAACTACAAGACCTTTGAGGTCATGGTGAAGGAGCAGATCAAACAGCTGGAAGAACCAGCTGTCAAGAAACTCAAGGACATAGCAG ATGCTATTAAAAGGGTGTTCCTACAGCTGGCCCAGAGAAGCTTCACTGGATTTCCTAACCTAATAAAAACAGCCAAG gcAAAGATCGAAGCCATTAAGCAGGATAAAGAGGCCACTGCTGAATCAATGCTAAGAACTCAGTTCAAGATGGAGCTGCTGGTGTACTCCCAGGACAGAACATACAGCAACAGCTTGAGTGAAAGCAAGcaagaagatgaggaggaggaacacAATCACAGAGGCAAGCTGCGGACACCTGTGTACACCAAGGATAACCATGCTACACTTCAGGAACTGATGCTACACCTTAAATCATATTACAAA ATTGCTGGGCAGCGTCTGGCTGATCAAATCCCACTGGTGATCCGCTACCACATGCTGCAAGAGGCTGccatccagctgcagagggagatgCTGCAGATGCTTCAAGACAAGGAAAAGTTGGAGTTCTTGCTGAAGGAGGATTCTGACATTGGCACCAAGAGGGCTGCTCTGCAGAATCGCTTCACACGCCTCATGAAGGCCCGTGCATACCTGGTCGAGTTCTAG